One genomic segment of Microcella indica includes these proteins:
- a CDS encoding sensor histidine kinase, whose product MIERERKLLLQRAARAFGLCGVLLAGLSLSLPGVVDADVLPSVLILLIAQAGALVMVGRSSHLGWVVLTILLGFGALALAQLPWGQGSSLALPLSLAPLGAAGLAGVGMVLSEGTVRWLVWAAGTLGSSLLVATAGPTGGLISTPAIATLASWVIMLIIGTWVTVGVERALRRIDGIGRAHTVERQASETEAQRRQSARLLHDTVLATLTLLAHSGVGVTEEAMREQAAEDARLLRQLRLGSTPMPRFSGSYSLEPVAETPLGTTLESVKNRFGRMGLDVRWHGTGQVLLPSDVLDAFLLALSESLENVRRHAGVEHADVTITQTDDSLRAVITDAGVGFSPEEIAASSLGFTESIVARLRDVGGSARVFSTPGAGTTVILEVPR is encoded by the coding sequence ATGATCGAGCGCGAGCGCAAGCTGCTGCTGCAGCGCGCGGCACGCGCCTTCGGGCTGTGCGGCGTGCTGCTCGCAGGGTTGAGCCTCTCGTTGCCGGGGGTCGTCGACGCCGACGTGCTGCCGAGCGTGCTCATTCTGCTCATCGCTCAGGCGGGCGCCCTCGTCATGGTGGGGCGCAGCTCTCACCTCGGCTGGGTCGTACTCACGATCCTGCTCGGCTTCGGCGCGCTCGCCCTCGCGCAGCTGCCCTGGGGGCAGGGCTCCTCCCTCGCCCTCCCGCTCTCCCTCGCGCCGCTCGGCGCCGCGGGGCTCGCGGGCGTCGGCATGGTGCTCAGCGAGGGCACGGTGCGCTGGCTCGTGTGGGCCGCGGGAACCCTCGGCAGCAGCCTGCTCGTCGCAACCGCGGGCCCAACGGGCGGACTCATCTCGACCCCGGCCATCGCGACGCTCGCCTCGTGGGTCATCATGCTCATCATCGGCACCTGGGTCACCGTGGGAGTGGAGCGAGCACTGCGCCGCATCGACGGCATCGGCCGCGCGCACACCGTCGAACGGCAGGCGAGCGAGACGGAAGCGCAGCGGCGGCAGAGCGCGCGACTGCTGCACGACACCGTGCTCGCCACCCTCACCCTGCTCGCCCACTCGGGCGTCGGCGTCACCGAGGAGGCCATGCGCGAGCAGGCAGCGGAAGACGCACGGCTGCTGCGCCAGCTGCGGCTCGGCTCGACCCCCATGCCGCGATTCTCGGGCTCCTACAGCCTCGAACCTGTCGCCGAGACGCCGCTCGGCACGACCCTCGAGTCTGTCAAGAACCGCTTCGGTCGCATGGGGCTCGATGTGCGCTGGCACGGCACCGGCCAAGTGCTGCTGCCGAGCGACGTGCTCGACGCCTTCCTGCTCGCCCTCTCCGAGTCGCTCGAGAACGTGCGCCGTCACGCCGGCGTCGAGCACGCCGACGTCACCATTACGCAGACCGACGACTCCCTGCGCGCCGTCATCACCGACGCCGGGGTCGGCTTCTCGCCCGAAGAGATCGCCGCCTCCAGCCTCGGCTTCACCGAGTCGATCGTCGCCCGCCTGCGCGACGTCGGCGGCTCCGCACGCGTGTTCTCCACCCCGGGCGCCGGCACGACCGTGATTCTGGAGGTGCCGCGATGA